In the Arthrobacter sp. Marseille-P9274 genome, one interval contains:
- a CDS encoding PEP/pyruvate-binding domain-containing protein translates to MREELTAPLADFGAADVAAAGGKGANLGKLVRGGFPVPPGFVVTTAAYRLLLAETGLGGELARLLEAGGESRPPGTTRSGADGMAAGPAGQPATGPDGAAIRDLFAGASMPDRVRAAVIAAYRELGGGPVAVRSSATAEDLPGAAFAGQQDTFLDVDGEQAVLRAVAGCWTSLWTDRAMAYRTRNGIDPHEVGIAVVIQRMVPAEAAGVLFTANPVTGTRGELVVEAAAGLGEAVVSGAVTPDSYVLDVHGALLRFTPGQGGAVLGPAQLEGLARLAGRVQELFGRPQDIEWALADGGLHVLQARPMTALPPEPPRLNRLQRLVGPFFLEMFQQRPYPLDVSGWMQHGIGAMLERMAGSVGARFPPLPRLLPEEDGVVVQLILPLPRPTLRMLAAPLSVLRRARRFDAAQWTEDPRFAAFLAEVERLRAGDLAALPARAVLGAAEDALSAMALITELRVSYLPSAFLPLGKLRLLLALLGAGRLGSALVAGAETRTSQANRGLEALAERVKARPALARAFRELEPAQLLVRLRQDPEFSGFREALDAFLAEYGHRETVSIVLSSAPTWAEAPEVVLGLVRTMLGERPAARDRSGEALARLCRHPALRFAPLRRAVLSAVAEAKCGIAFRENTHFYATMVLPVLRRGYAELGRRLGRAGVLADPAEVYHLRFGELGELTRQADDGGALPPAAAERYRAVVRARAAKRRELQGVPLLDPAVLFARRRPQPGSLVTGTGASRGQAAGRVRLVRGPEEFGLLRSGEILVCPYTNPSWTPLFRRAAAVVVDYGGLGSHAAIVAREYGIPAVMGTGNGTAVLRDGQHIMVDGNRGTVTAG, encoded by the coding sequence ATGCGTGAGGAGCTGACGGCGCCGCTGGCGGACTTCGGGGCGGCCGACGTGGCGGCCGCGGGCGGCAAGGGGGCCAACCTCGGGAAGCTGGTGCGCGGCGGCTTCCCGGTGCCGCCGGGCTTCGTCGTCACCACCGCCGCCTACCGGCTGCTGCTCGCAGAGACCGGGCTGGGCGGGGAGCTGGCGCGTCTGTTGGAAGCCGGCGGCGAGTCCCGCCCGCCGGGTACGACGCGCAGCGGGGCGGACGGGATGGCTGCCGGGCCGGCGGGGCAACCGGCCACCGGCCCGGACGGCGCGGCGATCCGGGATCTCTTCGCCGGCGCCAGCATGCCCGACCGGGTGCGCGCCGCGGTCATCGCCGCCTACCGGGAGCTGGGCGGCGGCCCCGTGGCGGTGCGTTCCAGCGCGACGGCGGAGGACCTGCCCGGCGCTGCGTTCGCCGGCCAGCAGGACACCTTCCTCGACGTCGACGGCGAGCAGGCCGTGCTCCGGGCCGTGGCCGGGTGCTGGACCTCGCTCTGGACCGACCGGGCCATGGCCTACCGGACCCGGAACGGGATCGACCCGCACGAGGTGGGCATCGCCGTCGTTATCCAACGCATGGTGCCGGCGGAGGCCGCGGGCGTCCTGTTCACGGCGAATCCCGTCACCGGAACGCGCGGTGAGCTGGTGGTGGAGGCGGCCGCCGGACTCGGCGAGGCCGTCGTCTCCGGAGCGGTCACGCCGGACAGCTACGTGCTGGACGTCCACGGCGCGCTGCTGCGGTTCACGCCGGGGCAGGGCGGGGCAGTGCTGGGCCCGGCGCAGCTGGAAGGGCTGGCCCGCCTGGCCGGGCGCGTGCAGGAGCTCTTCGGGCGCCCCCAGGACATCGAGTGGGCCCTGGCGGACGGCGGCCTCCACGTGCTGCAGGCCCGGCCGATGACCGCGCTGCCGCCCGAGCCACCGCGCCTGAACCGCCTGCAGCGGCTGGTGGGGCCGTTCTTCCTGGAGATGTTCCAGCAGCGGCCGTACCCGCTGGATGTGTCGGGCTGGATGCAGCACGGGATCGGGGCGATGCTGGAGCGGATGGCTGGCAGCGTGGGCGCGCGGTTTCCGCCGCTGCCGCGGCTCCTGCCGGAGGAAGACGGCGTGGTGGTGCAGCTGATCCTGCCGCTGCCGCGCCCAACGCTGCGGATGCTGGCAGCGCCGCTGTCCGTGCTGCGCCGCGCGCGCCGGTTCGATGCGGCGCAGTGGACCGAGGACCCGCGGTTTGCGGCTTTCCTGGCCGAGGTCGAGCGGCTGCGGGCGGGGGACCTTGCCGCGCTGCCGGCGCGGGCCGTGCTGGGCGCGGCGGAGGATGCGCTGTCGGCGATGGCGCTGATTACCGAGCTGCGGGTGTCCTATCTGCCGTCCGCGTTCCTGCCGCTGGGGAAGCTGCGGCTGCTGCTGGCCCTGCTGGGCGCCGGGCGGCTCGGATCTGCGCTGGTTGCCGGCGCCGAGACCCGCACCAGCCAGGCCAACCGCGGGCTGGAGGCGCTGGCCGAACGGGTGAAGGCCCGGCCGGCCCTGGCGCGCGCCTTCCGCGAGCTCGAGCCGGCGCAGCTGCTGGTCCGGCTGCGGCAGGACCCGGAGTTTTCCGGCTTCCGGGAGGCCCTCGACGCGTTCCTGGCCGAGTACGGGCACCGCGAGACCGTGAGTATCGTGCTCAGCAGCGCGCCGACCTGGGCCGAGGCGCCGGAGGTGGTGCTCGGCCTGGTGCGCACGATGCTGGGGGAGCGGCCCGCGGCGCGCGACCGGTCGGGGGAGGCGCTGGCCCGGCTGTGTCGGCACCCGGCGCTGCGGTTCGCCCCGCTGCGCCGCGCCGTCCTGAGCGCCGTGGCGGAGGCGAAATGCGGCATCGCGTTCCGCGAGAATACGCACTTTTACGCCACCATGGTGCTGCCGGTGCTGCGCCGGGGATACGCCGAGCTCGGCCGCCGGCTGGGCCGCGCGGGCGTACTGGCGGACCCAGCGGAGGTGTACCACCTGCGGTTTGGCGAGCTGGGGGAGTTGACCCGGCAGGCGGACGACGGCGGCGCGCTGCCTCCGGCGGCGGCGGAGCGTTACCGGGCGGTGGTGCGGGCGCGGGCGGCGAAGCGCCGCGAGCTGCAGGGCGTCCCGTTGCTGGATCCGGCGGTCCTGTTCGCCCGCCGCAGGCCGCAGCCGGGGTCGCTGGTGACCGGGACAGGCGCGAGCCGCGGCCAGGCGGCCGGACGGGTGCGGCTGGTCCGGGGACCTGAGGAGTTCGGACTCCTGCGCAGCGGCGAGATCCTGGTCTGCCCGTACACCAACCCGTCGTGGACGCCGTTGTTCCGGCGGGCGGCGGCCGTGGTGGTGGACTACGGCGGGCTCGGGTCGCACGCGGCGATCGTGGCGCGCGAGTACGGCATCCCGGCGGTGATGGGGACCGGCAACGGCACCGCCGTGCTGCGCGACGGGCAGCACATCATGGTGGACGGCAACCGGGGCACCGTCACCGCCGGTTAA
- a CDS encoding MFS transporter: MKATAGPGRRVAVPPALRRALPGLLAVMILAALDQTIMAAALPAIAGDLGGLDQMSAIITGYLVAAAAAMPLGGKLGDAYGRKRVLQGALVVFLAGAALCPLARSVLALVGSAYIAAAVAGPLAGGAAVDLLSWHWIFYAYLPLGLAALLVVSLTLHLPAVPRGRKIDFRGAALLTLAIVAFVLLCSMGSYPGPAWLAPALAVLAGAGIAGWLLSSRRAADPIIPLVLFRERGFAIPVAISCLIGFTMFGAVSYLPAFLQVGMGMSATGSGGLLLVLMLAVLFSVVVSGLLITRTGRYKIFPIAGTLSAAGGMLVFAGVRPGSSLARIVLSVALIGLGIGLVMQVTGLVVQNTVPRTDLGAATSMVTFLRQIGAAVGVAVLGTLITLRFNAALPDAVAAGLSGRLDSVTPELLAQLPAAARAAVAVAFADAVPPLFGYTGAILAVAFVLTLFLPERRLRTTAYSEELPPEGTSDA, from the coding sequence ATGAAGGCCACCGCCGGCCCAGGCCGCCGCGTCGCGGTGCCGCCGGCGCTGCGGAGGGCCCTGCCGGGGCTTTTGGCCGTCATGATCCTGGCGGCCCTCGACCAGACCATCATGGCGGCTGCCCTGCCGGCCATCGCCGGGGACCTCGGCGGGCTCGACCAAATGTCCGCCATCATCACCGGCTACCTCGTCGCTGCGGCGGCCGCGATGCCCCTCGGCGGCAAGCTCGGGGACGCTTACGGCCGCAAGCGGGTGCTGCAGGGGGCGCTGGTGGTGTTCCTGGCCGGCGCGGCGCTTTGCCCGCTCGCCCGGTCCGTCCTGGCACTGGTCGGCTCGGCCTACATCGCGGCTGCGGTGGCGGGGCCGCTGGCCGGCGGCGCCGCCGTGGACCTTCTCTCCTGGCACTGGATTTTCTACGCGTACCTGCCGCTTGGCCTCGCGGCGCTGCTGGTGGTCTCGCTGACCCTGCATCTGCCGGCGGTTCCGCGCGGCCGGAAGATCGATTTCCGCGGCGCCGCTCTCCTGACGCTGGCCATCGTCGCCTTTGTCCTGCTCTGCAGCATGGGGAGCTACCCCGGTCCTGCCTGGCTCGCACCGGCGCTGGCCGTGCTGGCCGGGGCGGGAATAGCCGGCTGGCTGCTCTCGTCGCGGCGGGCCGCGGATCCGATCATCCCGCTGGTCCTTTTCCGGGAGCGCGGGTTCGCGATCCCCGTGGCTATCAGCTGCCTGATCGGCTTCACCATGTTCGGCGCCGTCAGCTACCTGCCGGCCTTCCTGCAGGTCGGTATGGGAATGTCGGCGACGGGCTCGGGCGGCCTGCTGCTCGTGCTCATGCTGGCGGTCCTGTTCTCAGTCGTTGTGTCCGGGCTGCTGATCACGCGCACGGGCCGCTACAAGATCTTCCCGATCGCCGGCACACTGTCGGCCGCGGGCGGGATGCTGGTCTTCGCCGGGGTGCGGCCGGGCAGCAGCCTTGCCCGGATCGTGCTGTCGGTAGCGCTGATCGGCCTCGGCATCGGGCTGGTCATGCAGGTCACGGGCCTGGTGGTGCAGAACACCGTCCCCCGGACGGACCTCGGCGCGGCCACCTCCATGGTGACATTCCTGCGGCAGATCGGGGCCGCCGTCGGCGTCGCCGTCCTAGGGACCCTGATCACGCTGCGGTTCAACGCCGCTCTTCCCGACGCGGTGGCTGCGGGCCTCAGCGGCCGGCTGGACTCGGTCACGCCGGAACTGCTGGCGCAGCTGCCGGCGGCGGCCCGGGCCGCGGTGGCGGTGGCTTTCGCCGATGCCGTTCCTCCGCTGTTCGGCTATACCGGCGCGATCCTCGCGGTGGCCTTCGTACTGACGCTGTTCCTGCCCGAGCGCCGGCTCCGGACCACCGCGTATTCCGAGGAGCTGCCGCCGGAAGGAACCTCCGATGCGTGA
- a CDS encoding phosphoenolpyruvate carboxykinase (GTP), protein MGITARQPLLDESLENAPTTHAKLLAWVAEVSELTQPDSVYWVDGSEKENTRLTDELVEAGTLQRLNPELFPNSFAGSSDPKDVARVEERTFICSENERDAGFTNNWMDPAEMKAILTERFKGSMRGRTMYVIPFVMGHLDAEDPKFGVEITDSAYVVASMRIMARIGTDVLRKMEETDAFFVPALHSVGAPLEPGQKDVPWPCNEEKWIVHFPEERSIWSFGSGYGGNALLGKKCYSLRIASVMARDEGWLAEHMLILKLTSPENKSYHIAAAFPSACGKTNLALLDPTIDGWKAETLGDDINWMRFGKDGELRGVNPEAGLFGVAPGTGWSTNPNAMRAIAKGNSIFTNVALTDDGGVWWEGMTEETPAHLTDWQGNDWTPESGRPAAHPNSRFCTPIEQIDMLADDYHDPEGVKIDAILFGGRRKTTVPLVTEAHDWAHGIFMGATLSSETTAAAAGAVGVVRRDPMAMLPFIGYDAGDYLKHWITVSGKSDPEHLPKIFLVNWFRRTADGGFAWPGFGDNSRVLKWAIERIEGKADAVETPIGFIPTPDSLDLTGLDMTPADVEEAVKVDPTEWHEEVKGIEEWFARFGDSLPAELAAQLDELKERFA, encoded by the coding sequence ATGGGCATTACCGCGCGTCAGCCGCTTCTTGACGAATCGCTCGAGAACGCACCAACTACACACGCCAAGCTTCTGGCCTGGGTTGCCGAAGTTTCCGAGCTGACGCAGCCTGACTCTGTCTATTGGGTCGACGGTTCCGAAAAAGAGAACACAAGGCTCACGGACGAACTGGTCGAGGCGGGCACATTGCAGCGCCTGAATCCGGAACTCTTCCCCAACTCCTTCGCCGGTTCTTCGGATCCGAAGGACGTCGCCCGGGTCGAGGAGCGCACATTCATCTGCTCGGAGAACGAGCGGGATGCGGGATTCACCAACAACTGGATGGATCCGGCCGAAATGAAGGCCATCCTGACGGAGCGCTTCAAGGGCAGCATGCGCGGACGCACGATGTATGTGATTCCGTTCGTGATGGGCCATCTGGACGCCGAGGACCCGAAGTTCGGCGTGGAGATCACCGACAGCGCCTACGTGGTGGCGTCCATGCGCATCATGGCCCGCATCGGCACGGACGTGCTGCGGAAGATGGAAGAGACGGACGCGTTCTTTGTCCCGGCCCTGCATTCCGTCGGCGCCCCGCTGGAGCCGGGCCAGAAGGATGTCCCGTGGCCGTGCAATGAGGAGAAGTGGATCGTGCACTTCCCGGAGGAGCGTTCCATCTGGTCCTTCGGCTCCGGCTACGGCGGCAACGCGCTGCTGGGCAAGAAGTGCTACTCACTGCGCATCGCCTCGGTGATGGCACGCGATGAGGGCTGGCTCGCCGAGCACATGCTGATCCTCAAGCTGACCAGCCCGGAAAACAAGAGCTACCACATCGCGGCCGCCTTCCCTTCCGCCTGCGGCAAGACGAACCTGGCCCTGCTCGATCCCACCATCGACGGCTGGAAGGCCGAGACCCTGGGCGACGACATCAACTGGATGCGTTTCGGCAAGGACGGTGAACTGCGCGGGGTGAACCCGGAGGCCGGGCTGTTCGGCGTCGCTCCCGGAACCGGGTGGAGCACCAACCCGAACGCCATGCGGGCCATCGCCAAGGGCAACTCCATCTTCACCAACGTTGCGCTCACCGACGACGGCGGTGTCTGGTGGGAAGGCATGACGGAGGAGACCCCGGCACACCTGACCGACTGGCAGGGCAACGACTGGACCCCGGAATCCGGCCGTCCGGCCGCGCACCCGAACTCCCGGTTCTGCACGCCGATCGAACAGATCGACATGCTCGCCGACGACTACCACGACCCGGAGGGCGTCAAGATCGACGCGATCCTGTTCGGCGGCCGCCGCAAGACGACCGTTCCGCTGGTCACCGAGGCGCACGACTGGGCGCACGGCATCTTCATGGGCGCCACACTGTCATCGGAAACGACCGCAGCGGCCGCCGGCGCCGTCGGTGTGGTCCGCCGCGATCCGATGGCGATGCTGCCCTTCATCGGCTACGACGCGGGCGACTACCTCAAGCACTGGATCACCGTCTCGGGCAAGAGCGACCCGGAGCACCTGCCCAAGATCTTCCTGGTCAACTGGTTCCGCCGCACGGCCGACGGCGGCTTCGCCTGGCCGGGCTTCGGCGACAACTCGCGCGTGCTGAAGTGGGCCATCGAGCGCATCGAAGGCAAGGCGGACGCCGTCGAGACCCCGATCGGCTTCATTCCGACCCCGGATTCGCTGGACCTGACCGGCCTGGACATGACTCCGGCCGACGTCGAGGAAGCCGTCAAGGTGGACCCGACGGAGTGGCACGAAGAGGTCAAGGGCATCGAGGAGTGGTTCGCCCGCTTCGGCGACTCCCTGCCGGCCGAACTGGCCGCGCAGCTGGACGAGCTGAAGGAGCGCTTCGCCTGA
- a CDS encoding histidine phosphatase family protein translates to MSAHHLRKLMIMRHAKSAWPLGVEDHERPLAQRGNNEAPMVGRWMAKHHHVPDFILCSSALRTRQTCTWVCSELGDKAPTAMLSDALYDSTATQVLSEINQLPDTITSLLVISHMPAVQDLAMRLASVESDEEAVMNMASHYPTSGLTVLEHGKSWAELDGRDAKVTAFIVKR, encoded by the coding sequence ATGAGCGCCCACCATCTACGGAAACTGATGATCATGCGCCATGCCAAGTCGGCGTGGCCGCTCGGCGTGGAGGACCACGAACGGCCGCTGGCCCAGCGCGGGAACAATGAGGCGCCGATGGTAGGGCGGTGGATGGCCAAGCACCACCATGTACCGGACTTCATTCTGTGTTCGTCGGCGCTGCGGACCCGGCAGACCTGCACGTGGGTCTGCAGCGAGCTCGGCGACAAGGCGCCGACGGCGATGCTCTCCGACGCCCTCTACGACTCGACTGCCACGCAGGTGCTCAGCGAGATCAACCAGTTGCCGGACACGATCACCAGCCTGCTCGTCATCAGCCACATGCCGGCGGTGCAGGACCTGGCCATGCGGCTGGCCTCGGTGGAATCGGACGAGGAGGCGGTGATGAACATGGCCTCGCACTATCCGACATCGGGCCTGACGGTCCTGGAGCACGGCAAGAGCTGGGCGGAACTGGACGGCCGGGATGCGAAGGTCACGGCCTTCATCGTGAAGCGCTGA
- a CDS encoding NAD(P)/FAD-dependent oxidoreductase, with translation MTNQTLAADVVVIGGGAVGENLAGRTAAAGLKTILVEKDLVGGECSYWACMPSKALLRPGTALAAARRVEGARQAATGVLDRDAVLARRTAFTSGWEDSSQVDWVRGAGIELLRGTARLAGRNKVEVATDEGTTAIEARHAVVLATGSTPSVPRVPGLDEVPFWGTREATAAREVPRSLLVLGGGVSGAELAQAFARLGSTVTLVARGGLLSAYPEPAQRLVEAGLRADGVDVRLHTATESVAREGAGVRAQFPAASDGGTTATAVSPVSAERLLVATGRRPALAALGLEHVGLVPEELTTDATGLVAGVPGQWLYAVGDAAGKVLLTHQGKYEARAAGDAIAARAAGRLAAGNEPAAWSKYTATADERAVPSVVFTDPEVAMVGLTLEKAREHGLDASATELPIAVAGSALHADGYDGWAQLVVDEDRKVLLGATFAGPDVSELLHAATIAVVGEVPLERLWHAVPAYPTISEVWLRLLEEYGL, from the coding sequence ATGACCAACCAGACACTGGCCGCGGACGTCGTGGTGATCGGCGGCGGCGCCGTCGGCGAGAACCTCGCGGGACGCACCGCGGCGGCCGGCTTGAAGACCATCCTGGTGGAGAAGGACCTGGTCGGCGGGGAATGCTCCTACTGGGCCTGCATGCCCTCCAAAGCCCTGCTGCGCCCCGGAACCGCCCTGGCGGCCGCCCGGCGGGTCGAAGGAGCCCGGCAGGCCGCCACAGGCGTGCTGGACCGCGACGCCGTCCTGGCACGCCGGACCGCCTTCACCTCAGGCTGGGAGGACTCGTCCCAGGTCGATTGGGTCCGCGGCGCCGGCATAGAGCTCCTGCGCGGGACGGCGCGCCTGGCGGGCAGGAACAAGGTCGAGGTGGCCACGGACGAAGGCACGACCGCGATCGAGGCGCGCCACGCCGTCGTTCTGGCAACAGGTTCGACACCCTCGGTGCCCCGGGTCCCGGGGCTCGACGAGGTGCCGTTCTGGGGAACGCGGGAGGCCACCGCAGCGCGGGAGGTGCCGCGGAGCCTGCTGGTGCTTGGCGGCGGCGTCTCCGGCGCCGAGCTCGCGCAGGCCTTCGCGCGGCTCGGTTCCACGGTCACGCTGGTCGCCCGCGGAGGCCTGCTGTCCGCGTATCCGGAGCCGGCACAGCGGCTGGTCGAGGCCGGGCTGCGGGCCGACGGCGTGGACGTGCGGCTGCACACTGCGACGGAGTCGGTGGCGCGGGAAGGAGCGGGCGTACGGGCGCAATTTCCGGCCGCTAGCGACGGCGGCACGACGGCTACCGCGGTTAGCCCGGTTAGTGCAGAGCGGCTGCTGGTCGCCACCGGGCGGCGGCCGGCCCTGGCCGCGCTGGGCCTGGAACACGTGGGGCTCGTCCCCGAGGAGCTGACGACGGATGCCACCGGGCTGGTCGCCGGCGTCCCCGGACAATGGCTGTACGCGGTCGGCGACGCCGCCGGCAAGGTACTGCTGACCCACCAAGGCAAGTACGAGGCCCGGGCCGCCGGAGACGCGATCGCGGCGCGGGCCGCCGGGAGGCTGGCCGCCGGCAACGAACCGGCCGCCTGGAGCAAGTACACGGCGACGGCGGACGAGCGGGCAGTCCCGTCCGTCGTCTTCACGGATCCCGAGGTGGCGATGGTCGGGCTGACGCTCGAAAAGGCCCGGGAGCACGGCCTGGACGCCTCGGCAACCGAACTCCCGATCGCCGTCGCCGGATCCGCGCTGCACGCGGACGGCTACGACGGCTGGGCGCAGCTGGTCGTGGACGAGGACCGCAAGGTGCTGCTCGGCGCCACGTTCGCCGGCCCCGATGTGTCCGAGCTCCTGCATGCGGCCACCATTGCCGTCGTCGGCGAGGTGCCGCTGGAGCGGCTCTGGCATGCCGTGCCCGCCTACCCGACCATCAGCGAAGTGTGGCTTCGGCTGCTGGAGGAGTACGGCCTTTAA
- a CDS encoding winged helix-turn-helix domain-containing protein codes for MSVSSGYVHISVRNAQNRAAAAQRQGAARPPYGGQQPAGHPGQQQYRVLRSVPGQYDGDSAAPTTAPTPVVTPNGLPGPQAVSADTVARGFVLYVGLDESAAAAAGTSLTKLASQIRSYVQSLVPGAQSHAAVAIAPADAPGENIDVVRQALGDPTAGRRPRTEVQRTPQPAQQSARPSGVLIDLSRREVHLDGESLNLTFKEFELLNYLVENASRTVGRDELLSGLWKNAEEVPNERTIDVHIRRLRSKLGRLANTVRTVRGQGYRFYEHPEVVVWAAPEYSI; via the coding sequence ATGTCAGTTTCATCCGGATACGTCCACATCTCCGTACGCAACGCCCAGAACCGCGCCGCCGCAGCGCAGCGCCAGGGTGCAGCCCGGCCGCCCTACGGCGGCCAGCAACCCGCGGGACATCCCGGGCAGCAGCAGTACCGCGTGCTGCGTTCTGTTCCCGGGCAGTACGACGGCGACAGCGCGGCGCCCACCACGGCGCCGACCCCGGTGGTCACGCCTAACGGCCTCCCGGGCCCGCAGGCGGTCTCGGCTGACACAGTGGCCCGCGGGTTCGTCCTCTATGTAGGCCTTGACGAGTCCGCCGCGGCGGCGGCCGGCACCTCGCTGACCAAGCTCGCGTCGCAGATCCGCTCCTACGTCCAGAGCCTGGTGCCCGGAGCGCAGAGCCACGCCGCCGTCGCCATCGCTCCGGCCGATGCGCCCGGCGAGAATATCGACGTCGTCCGCCAGGCCCTCGGAGACCCGACGGCCGGCCGCCGGCCCCGGACAGAGGTGCAGCGCACCCCGCAGCCCGCCCAGCAGTCGGCCCGGCCCAGCGGCGTGCTGATCGACCTCTCCCGCCGCGAAGTCCACCTCGACGGGGAGTCCCTGAACCTCACGTTCAAGGAGTTCGAGCTGCTGAACTACCTGGTCGAGAACGCCTCGCGGACCGTCGGCCGCGATGAGCTGCTCTCCGGCCTGTGGAAGAACGCCGAGGAAGTCCCGAACGAACGGACCATCGACGTCCACATCCGCCGCCTCCGCTCCAAGCTGGGCCGCCTGGCCAACACGGTGCGGACCGTGCGCGGCCAGGGCTACCGCTTCTACGAGCACCCCGAGGTCGTCGTCTGGGCGGCCCCGGAGTACTCCATCTAG
- the upp gene encoding uracil phosphoribosyltransferase, whose protein sequence is MRVLEVDHPLVAHKLTVLRDKTTPSPVFRQLTEELVTLLAYEATRDVRTEPVEIETPVTRTVGTAFTKPTPLVVPILRAGLGMLEGMTKLVPTAEVGFLGMARNEETLEAITYAERLPADLTGRQVFVLDPMLATGGTLREAIKFLFRRGAADVTCICLLAAPEGLKVLEEELGGTNVTIVVASIDEKLNEKAYIVPGLGDAGDRLYGVAG, encoded by the coding sequence ATGCGCGTTCTCGAAGTGGACCACCCCCTTGTTGCCCATAAACTCACGGTGCTCCGCGACAAGACCACCCCATCGCCGGTGTTCCGCCAGCTGACCGAAGAGCTCGTCACGCTGCTGGCGTACGAGGCGACCCGGGATGTGCGCACCGAGCCGGTGGAGATCGAAACGCCGGTCACCCGCACGGTGGGCACCGCCTTCACCAAGCCAACGCCGCTGGTGGTCCCGATCCTTCGCGCCGGACTCGGCATGCTCGAGGGCATGACCAAGCTGGTCCCCACCGCCGAAGTCGGCTTCCTGGGCATGGCCCGCAACGAGGAAACCCTCGAAGCCATCACCTACGCCGAACGGCTGCCGGCCGATCTCACCGGTCGGCAGGTCTTCGTGCTGGACCCGATGCTCGCCACCGGCGGCACCCTCCGCGAGGCCATCAAATTCCTGTTCCGGCGCGGCGCCGCGGACGTGACCTGCATCTGCCTGCTGGCCGCACCCGAGGGCCTGAAGGTGCTTGAGGAAGAGCTCGGCGGGACCAACGTGACCATCGTGGTGGCCTCCATCGACGAGAAGCTCAACGAGAAGGCCTACATCGTTCCCGGCCTCGGTGACGCCGGCGACAGGCTCTACGGCGTCGCGGGCTAA
- the tadA gene encoding tRNA adenosine(34) deaminase TadA: protein MTEMDRRHGAWMELALAEARAALDTADVPIGAVVIGPDGAVIGTGRNEREARHDPTAHAEVVAIREAAGVLGSWRLDGCTLVVTLEPCAMCAGATVLARIPSVVFGAWDPKAGAAGSVFDILRERRLNHWVEVYPGVRKDECGDVLRRFFEAHRGQHS, encoded by the coding sequence ATGACCGAAATGGACCGCCGGCACGGCGCCTGGATGGAGTTGGCCCTGGCCGAGGCCCGCGCGGCACTGGACACGGCAGACGTGCCGATCGGCGCCGTCGTTATTGGCCCGGACGGTGCGGTGATCGGCACCGGGCGCAACGAGCGCGAGGCGCGCCACGACCCCACCGCGCACGCCGAGGTGGTCGCCATCCGGGAGGCCGCCGGGGTGCTGGGTTCCTGGCGGCTAGACGGCTGCACCCTCGTGGTCACGCTGGAGCCGTGCGCGATGTGCGCCGGTGCCACGGTGCTGGCCCGCATCCCCTCGGTGGTCTTCGGGGCATGGGATCCCAAGGCCGGAGCGGCGGGGAGCGTCTTTGACATCCTGCGCGAACGCCGGCTCAACCACTGGGTGGAGGTCTACCCCGGCGTGCGCAAGGACGAGTGCGGCGACGTCCTGCGCCGCTTCTTCGAGGCCCACCGGGGCCAGCACAGCTAG
- a CDS encoding thioesterase family protein — translation MADSIMTSATEHIGAQSEPVPDSYYVRLDATRFHSTLHSQGAWNDHEQHMAPASGLLVHAVQRNHPRPEMALSQVTFEILGIIPGGEVEVTTEVIRPGRTIELIEATMSGNGRPAIRAFVWRLLTGDTAEVAGGDGGALPAPHECPPAAVSSVWDGGFIHSTEFRSVADRGPGNGAVWVRGPYTLVDGEDSEPVARFLAFVDTANGIAVRQDPREYMFPNVDLTVHLFRQPAGGWTGLDTRVHFGPDGVGLTASDLFDEQGLVGRAAQILTVRKFPSPEG, via the coding sequence ATGGCCGACTCCATCATGACCTCTGCCACCGAGCACATCGGCGCGCAGAGCGAACCTGTTCCGGATTCCTACTACGTCCGGCTGGACGCCACCCGCTTCCACTCCACGCTGCATTCGCAGGGCGCCTGGAACGACCACGAACAGCACATGGCGCCGGCGTCCGGCCTGCTGGTCCACGCCGTGCAGCGCAACCATCCGCGGCCTGAGATGGCGCTGAGCCAGGTGACCTTCGAGATCCTGGGCATCATTCCGGGCGGCGAGGTCGAGGTGACCACCGAGGTGATCCGCCCGGGGCGCACCATTGAACTGATCGAGGCGACGATGAGCGGCAACGGCCGTCCGGCCATCCGGGCCTTCGTCTGGCGGCTGCTGACCGGGGACACGGCGGAGGTGGCCGGGGGCGACGGCGGCGCCCTGCCTGCGCCGCATGAGTGTCCGCCCGCTGCGGTCAGCTCCGTCTGGGACGGCGGGTTCATCCATTCGACCGAGTTCCGCAGCGTCGCGGACCGCGGTCCCGGAAACGGGGCAGTCTGGGTCCGCGGCCCGTACACCCTGGTCGACGGCGAGGATTCCGAGCCCGTGGCGCGTTTCCTGGCGTTCGTGGACACCGCCAACGGCATCGCCGTCCGCCAGGATCCCAGGGAGTACATGTTCCCCAACGTCGACCTGACCGTCCACCTGTTCCGCCAGCCTGCGGGCGGCTGGACGGGGTTGGACACGCGCGTGCACTTCGGGCCCGACGGGGTCGGGCTGACGGCCTCGGACCTCTTCGACGAACAGGGCCTCGTGGGACGCGCCGCGCAGATCCTCACGGTCCGGAAGTTCCCCTCACCCGAAGGCTAG